From a single Streptomyces sp. NBC_01264 genomic region:
- a CDS encoding sporulation protein, with product MSRELREPNEKLGAVLALAGISNAGLARRVNDLGAQRGLTLRYDKTSVARWVSKGMVPQGAAPHLIAAAIGAKLGRPVPLHEIGLADADPAPEVGLAFPRDVGAAVRSATDLYRLDLAGRRGGGGIWQSLAGSFSVSAYATPASRWLISPADSSVAREPVAREAVPGAAPPEGLPAPPGAHVGGVPAQPSRETPGASRTTSAHGSGAGPAASGSGAGPSGSGAGAARDASPPAAVPDAGGPQRVGHSDVTKLREAAEDARRWDSKYGGGDWRSSMVPECLRVDAAPLLLGSYTDEVGRALFGATAELTRLAGWMAFDTGQQEAAQRYYIQALRLARAAADVPLGGYVLASMSLQATYRDFPDEGVDLAQAAVERNRGLATARTMSFFRLVEARAHAKAGDSAAAGAALRASEGWLERARDGDADPTWLGFYSYDRFAADAAECYSDLKLPRQVRRFTEQALSRPTEEYVRSHGLRLVVSAVAELESGNLDAACAAGTRAVEVAGRISSARTTEYVRDLLHRLEPYGHEPRVAELRERARPLLVTPA from the coding sequence ATGTCCAGGGAGCTCCGCGAGCCCAATGAGAAGCTCGGCGCCGTCCTCGCCCTCGCGGGCATCAGCAACGCAGGGCTGGCCCGGCGGGTCAACGACCTCGGCGCGCAGCGCGGTCTGACCCTCCGCTACGACAAGACCTCGGTGGCCCGGTGGGTGTCGAAGGGGATGGTGCCGCAGGGCGCCGCCCCGCACCTGATCGCGGCGGCCATCGGCGCGAAGCTCGGCCGGCCCGTGCCGCTGCACGAGATCGGCCTCGCGGACGCGGATCCGGCGCCCGAGGTGGGGCTGGCCTTCCCGCGCGACGTCGGCGCCGCCGTGCGCTCGGCCACCGACCTCTACCGGCTCGACCTCGCCGGCCGCCGCGGGGGTGGCGGGATCTGGCAGTCGCTCGCCGGGTCCTTCTCCGTGTCGGCGTACGCGACGCCGGCCTCGCGGTGGCTGATATCCCCCGCCGACAGCTCGGTGGCGCGCGAACCGGTGGCACGCGAAGCGGTCCCGGGCGCGGCCCCGCCGGAAGGCCTTCCGGCGCCGCCCGGCGCCCATGTCGGGGGTGTGCCCGCCCAGCCTTCGCGCGAAACGCCAGGGGCTTCGCGCACAACGTCTGCGCATGGGTCTGGGGCTGGACCGGCTGCGTCTGGTTCTGGGGCTGGACCGTCTGGTTCTGGGGCTGGGGCCGCGCGCGATGCGTCACCGCCGGCCGCCGTGCCCGACGCCGGGGGCCCGCAGCGCGTGGGCCACAGCGATGTGACCAAGCTGCGCGAGGCCGCCGAGGACGCCCGCCGCTGGGACTCCAAGTACGGGGGCGGCGACTGGCGTTCCTCAATGGTGCCCGAGTGCCTGCGGGTGGACGCGGCGCCGCTGCTGCTCGGCTCCTACACCGACGAAGTGGGCCGCGCGCTCTTCGGCGCCACCGCCGAACTGACCCGGCTGGCCGGCTGGATGGCCTTCGACACGGGGCAGCAGGAAGCGGCCCAGCGCTACTACATCCAGGCGCTGCGCCTGGCCCGCGCCGCGGCCGACGTACCGCTCGGCGGGTACGTGCTGGCGTCGATGTCCCTGCAGGCCACCTACCGGGACTTCCCCGACGAGGGCGTGGACCTCGCGCAGGCCGCCGTCGAGCGCAACCGGGGTCTGGCCACCGCGCGGACGATGAGCTTCTTCCGCCTGGTCGAGGCCCGGGCGCACGCGAAGGCGGGCGATTCGGCGGCCGCCGGGGCCGCGCTGAGGGCCTCCGAAGGCTGGCTGGAACGGGCCCGGGACGGCGACGCCGACCCGACCTGGCTGGGCTTCTACTCGTACGACCGCTTCGCCGCGGACGCCGCCGAGTGCTACAGCGACCTCAAACTCCCGCGCCAGGTAAGGCGTTTCACGGAGCAGGCACTGTCCCGGCCGACGGAGGAGTACGTACGATCACACGGGCTGCGGCTCGTCGTGAGCGCGGTGGCCGAGCTGGAGTCCGGCAACCTCGACGCGGCGTGCGCGGCGGGGACACGGGCGGTGGAGGTCGCCGGGCGGATCTCGTCGGCCCGCACGACGGAGTACGTACGGGACCTCCTGCACCGGCTGGAACCGTACGGGCACGAACCGCGCGTCGCCGAACTGCGCGAGCGGGCCAGGCCTCTGCTGGTAACCCCGGCATAG
- the lhgO gene encoding L-2-hydroxyglutarate oxidase: MSRPGRLDCDVLVIGGGIVGLSTAHALAGLAPGTRVAVLEKEDGPARHQTGRNSGVIHSGIYYKPGSLKARFAVRGAAEMVKFCAEHGIPHEVTGKLIVATGRDELPRLHALVQRGRENGIPVRELGPTQISEYEPEVRGLAAIHVGTTGIVDYGRVAQQLAESSGAEIVYGGAVDLISRRASGVAVRTSDGLVVRARVLVNCAGLQCDRIARLAGDDPGMRIVPFRGEYYDLARPELVRGLVYPVPDPAFPFLGVHLTRGIGGGVHVGPNAVPALAREGYGWGVIRPRDLADELAWPGSWRMAARHWRYGAGEVRRSLSKAAFVEAVRRLLPAVRAEDLVPAAAGVRAQAVLRDGGLVDDFLIREGERTVHVLNAPSPAATASLPIGREIAGRALKSLRSV, encoded by the coding sequence ATGAGCAGACCGGGCAGGCTGGACTGCGATGTGCTGGTGATCGGCGGCGGGATCGTCGGCTTGTCGACGGCGCATGCCCTCGCGGGGCTCGCTCCGGGGACCCGGGTGGCCGTCCTGGAGAAGGAGGACGGCCCGGCCCGACACCAGACGGGCCGCAACAGCGGTGTGATCCACAGCGGGATCTACTACAAGCCGGGCTCGCTCAAGGCGCGGTTCGCGGTGCGCGGTGCGGCCGAGATGGTCAAGTTCTGCGCGGAGCACGGCATCCCGCACGAGGTGACGGGCAAGCTCATCGTCGCCACCGGGCGCGACGAGCTGCCGCGGCTGCACGCGCTCGTGCAGCGGGGCCGGGAGAACGGCATCCCGGTGCGGGAGCTGGGGCCGACGCAGATCTCGGAGTACGAGCCCGAAGTGCGCGGGCTCGCGGCGATCCACGTGGGGACCACCGGGATCGTGGACTACGGGCGGGTCGCGCAGCAGCTCGCGGAGTCCTCGGGGGCGGAGATCGTCTACGGCGGCGCGGTGGATCTGATCTCGCGGCGGGCGTCGGGCGTGGCGGTGCGGACGAGCGACGGGCTCGTCGTGCGCGCGCGGGTGCTCGTGAACTGCGCGGGGCTGCAGTGCGACCGGATCGCGCGGCTGGCCGGCGACGACCCGGGGATGCGGATCGTGCCGTTCCGGGGCGAGTACTACGACCTGGCCCGGCCCGAGCTGGTGCGCGGGTTGGTCTATCCGGTGCCGGACCCGGCGTTCCCCTTCCTCGGCGTCCACCTGACCCGGGGCATCGGGGGCGGGGTCCACGTCGGACCGAACGCGGTGCCGGCGCTGGCGCGCGAGGGGTACGGCTGGGGCGTGATCCGGCCGCGCGACCTCGCGGACGAGCTGGCCTGGCCGGGATCCTGGCGGATGGCGGCGCGGCACTGGCGGTACGGAGCCGGTGAGGTGCGGCGGTCGCTGTCGAAGGCGGCGTTCGTCGAGGCGGTACGGAGACTGCTGCCGGCGGTGCGCGCGGAGGATCTGGTGCCCGCGGCGGCCGGGGTGCGGGCGCAGGCCGTACTGCGGGACGGCGGGCTGGTGGACGACTTCCTGATCCGGGAGGGGGAGCGGACGGTGCATGTGCTGAATGCGCCTTCGCCTGCGGCTACCGCTTCGCTGCCGATCGGGCGGGAGATCGCGGGGCGGGCGCTCAAGTCTCTGCGCAGCGTGTAG
- the trmB gene encoding tRNA (guanosine(46)-N7)-methyltransferase TrmB, which translates to MSESLSPQNPAAEPAPEATSAYVPPKWRTEPRFPDGPAPDPAGSHHERRIRSFQPRRSRVTTGQGEALKRLWRTWGLDIDGHDVIDLKEMFDGLPVVLEIGFGMGEATAQMAAADPGTGILAADVHTPGQGNLLALAERGGMTNVRVANGDAIILLREMLPPDSLAGLRVYFPDPWPKARHHKRRLIQPEFLALAATRMAPGAILHCATDWEPYAEQMLEVLTAQPEFENTQADGGYAPRPDFRPLTRFEGQGLDKGHVVHDLLFRRTGNA; encoded by the coding sequence GTGTCTGAGTCTCTGAGTCCCCAGAATCCCGCCGCCGAGCCCGCGCCGGAGGCGACGTCCGCCTACGTGCCTCCGAAGTGGCGCACCGAGCCCCGGTTCCCCGACGGGCCCGCGCCCGACCCGGCGGGATCGCATCACGAGCGGCGGATCCGGAGCTTCCAGCCCCGCCGCAGCCGGGTGACCACCGGGCAGGGCGAAGCCCTGAAGCGGCTCTGGCGTACCTGGGGGCTCGACATCGACGGGCATGACGTCATCGATCTCAAGGAGATGTTCGACGGGCTCCCCGTCGTACTGGAGATCGGCTTCGGCATGGGCGAGGCCACCGCGCAGATGGCCGCCGCCGACCCGGGGACCGGGATCCTGGCCGCCGACGTGCACACCCCCGGGCAGGGGAATCTGCTCGCCCTCGCCGAACGGGGCGGGATGACCAATGTCCGCGTCGCGAACGGCGACGCCATCATCCTGCTCCGCGAGATGCTGCCCCCGGACTCCCTCGCCGGGCTCCGCGTGTACTTCCCGGACCCCTGGCCCAAGGCCCGCCACCACAAGCGGCGCCTGATCCAGCCCGAGTTCCTCGCGCTGGCCGCCACCCGCATGGCGCCCGGGGCGATCCTGCACTGCGCGACCGACTGGGAGCCGTACGCCGAGCAGATGCTCGAAGTGCTGACGGCCCAGCCGGAGTTCGAGAACACGCAGGCCGACGGCGGTTACGCGCCCCGGCCCGACTTCCGGCCGCTCACCCGCTTCGAGGGTCAGGGCCTGGACAAGGGGCACGTCGTACACGATCTGCTGTTCCGGCGTACCGGTAACGCCTAG